Proteins encoded within one genomic window of Humulus lupulus chromosome 1, drHumLupu1.1, whole genome shotgun sequence:
- the LOC133799284 gene encoding uncharacterized protein LOC133799284, whose amino-acid sequence MTGRAFKSIKDRVTKIEKHDCCREAMAAIEAMDVDQVLNRALNEFTNAMLTLTASRLRSGAVTEQAKSLEQRHADELKAAAKKYVEQLAVVLDEKNKLADELKEKQTSLDKAIDQRDQFKESNRVNYCAAK is encoded by the exons ATGACTGGTCGCGCCTTCAAATCGATCAAGGACAGAGTCACGAAAATTGAAAAGCACGACTgctgccgagaggcgatggccGCGATAGAGGCGATGGACGTCGACCAAGTCTTAAACCGCGCCCTGAACGAGTTTACcaat gcaatgctgacccttactgcCAGCCGCCTCCGCTCAGGTGCTGTTACCGAGCAGGCCAAATCTTTGGAGCAACGGCACGCTGATGAACTTAAAGCTGCCGCAAAGAAATATGTCGAACAGCTTGCAGTGGTGCTTGACGAGAAGAATAAACTGGCTGATgagttgaaggagaagcaaaCGTCTTTGGACAAAGCCATCGATCAGAgggaccagttcaaggagtctaaccgcgtcaATTATTGCGCAGCTAAATAG